Proteins from one Bradyrhizobium amphicarpaeae genomic window:
- a CDS encoding serine hydrolase domain-containing protein, whose product MPVIFAAAVAVPLASAQDSRSAPDEPGPVFSDGGPDAELYGKASGYPAGARGTSNELDKLVGAYSHFDDIYPSRRVGRAATPWSFKRAPEPTIAYSFDNQRLSIADYLKRNPVTGLLIAKDDTILYEHYQYARTDRDRFLSQSMAKTLVAMLVGIAVSEGRIKSIDDTVSTYVSGLAGTEYGSTSIRALLNMSSGVEFSEVYDGKDDIARLGRALFVGEPKDPVSVVAQFNTRSTPPGTKWHYASVETEILGLVLRVATGTPLVDYLHDRIWSAIGTEADASWAIDGSGQEIAFCCFNATLRDYARLGRLLANDGAWEGRQLIPRQWLLDATTVRPGDDHLAPRVATPYFGYGYQVWLLPGEQRRFALLGIRGQVILVDPASKIVMVHTAVRQKPSEPRALREPLALWFAVLEQLGR is encoded by the coding sequence ATGCCTGTCATTTTCGCCGCCGCGGTTGCGGTGCCGCTCGCAAGCGCACAGGACAGCCGAAGCGCTCCCGACGAGCCGGGGCCAGTGTTTTCGGATGGCGGCCCCGATGCCGAACTCTACGGCAAGGCATCCGGCTATCCGGCCGGGGCGCGGGGAACCAGCAACGAGCTCGACAAGCTGGTCGGGGCCTACAGCCATTTCGACGACATTTATCCGTCGCGCCGGGTCGGCCGCGCCGCGACGCCCTGGTCGTTCAAGCGCGCGCCGGAGCCGACGATCGCCTACAGTTTCGATAACCAGCGGCTGAGCATCGCGGACTATCTCAAGCGCAACCCGGTGACGGGATTGTTGATCGCCAAGGACGACACGATCCTCTACGAGCATTATCAATATGCCCGGACCGATCGCGACCGCTTCCTCTCGCAGTCCATGGCCAAGACGCTTGTGGCCATGCTGGTCGGAATCGCGGTCTCGGAGGGGCGGATCAAGTCGATCGACGATACCGTCTCCACCTACGTGTCTGGCCTCGCAGGAACGGAATATGGCAGCACGTCCATCCGCGCCTTGTTGAACATGTCGTCGGGCGTGGAATTCTCTGAAGTCTACGACGGCAAGGACGACATAGCCCGGCTTGGACGCGCGCTGTTCGTCGGTGAGCCGAAAGACCCCGTGTCCGTCGTCGCGCAATTCAACACGCGGTCAACGCCGCCGGGGACCAAATGGCATTACGCCAGCGTCGAGACCGAAATCCTCGGCCTGGTGCTGCGCGTGGCGACCGGCACGCCGCTCGTCGACTATCTCCACGATCGCATCTGGAGCGCCATCGGTACCGAAGCGGATGCGTCGTGGGCGATCGACGGCAGCGGGCAGGAGATTGCATTCTGCTGCTTCAACGCCACCTTGCGCGACTATGCGCGCCTGGGCCGGTTGCTCGCAAATGACGGCGCCTGGGAGGGGCGTCAATTGATCCCCCGGCAGTGGCTGCTCGATGCCACGACCGTCAGACCGGGTGATGATCATCTCGCGCCGCGCGTGGCCACACCCTATTTCGGCTACGGCTATCAGGTGTGGCTCCTTCCGGGTGAGCAGCGCAGATTTGCCCTGCTCGGCATCCGCGGTCAGGTCATCCTGGTCGATCCTGCCTCCAAGATCGTGATGGTGCACACCGCCGTTCGCCAGAAGCCGTCCGAGCCGCGCGCCCTGAGGGAGCCGCTCGCGTTGTGGTTCGCCGTGCTTGAGCAGCTCGGGCGGTGA
- a CDS encoding GNAT family N-acetyltransferase, translating into MTEAIIRAAVEQDLPEVLNLYRHLHPHDPQLEMTDAARVWSKLLASGFMTVIVAQAAEQLVASCTLAIVPNLSRGGRSYGVIENVVTHADYRSRGLGRRVLARALEIGWEVDCYKVLLATGSKRESTLRFYEGAGFERGSKTYFEVRRP; encoded by the coding sequence ATGACCGAAGCCATCATCCGCGCTGCCGTCGAACAAGATCTGCCCGAGGTGTTGAACCTCTATCGGCACCTTCATCCGCACGATCCTCAGCTGGAAATGACTGATGCCGCGCGCGTCTGGTCGAAATTGCTCGCATCCGGCTTCATGACCGTGATCGTAGCGCAGGCAGCGGAGCAGCTTGTTGCGTCGTGCACGCTGGCGATCGTGCCCAACCTGTCTCGGGGCGGTCGATCATACGGGGTGATTGAGAATGTCGTCACCCACGCCGACTACCGCAGCCGGGGGCTCGGTCGACGGGTTCTTGCTCGTGCGCTGGAAATCGGCTGGGAGGTCGACTGCTACAAAGTTCTATTAGCGACGGGATCGAAGCGAGAGAGCACGCTCCGCTTCTATGAGGGAGCGGGCTTTGAGCGTGGAAGCAAGACCTACTTCGAAGTCCGCCGCCCTTAG
- the lepA gene encoding translation elongation factor 4 — MTTVPISNIRNFSIVAHIDHGKSTLADRLIQMTGGLSDREMAGKEQVLDSMDIERERGITIKAQTVRLQYHAKDGKDYIFNLMDTPGHVDFAYEVSRSLAACEGSLLVVDASQGVEAQTLANVYQALDNNHEIVPVLNKVDLPAAEPEKVKQQIEDVIGIDASDAVMISAKTGLGVADVLEAIVTRLPPPKGDRDATLKALLVDSWYDVYLGVVVLIRVVDGVMKKGSRVRMMGTGAAYDIERVGFFTPKMTQVDELGPGEIGFITAAIKEVADTRVGDTITDDRKPVTEMLPGFKPAIPVVFCGLFPVDADDFETLRAAMGKLRLNDASFSFEMETSAALGFGFRCGFLGLLHLEIIQERLSREFDLNLIATAPSVIYKMKLNDGTEIEIHNPIDMPDVVKIAEIQEPWIEATILTPDEYLGSVLKLCQDRRGSQKELTYVGSRAMVKYDLPLNEVVFDFYDRLKSVSKGYASFDYHLTDYKPADLVKMQILVNNEPVDALSMLVHRTRAEGRGRAMVEKMKDLIPPHMFQIPIQAAIGGKVIARETVRALRKDVTAKCYGGDITRKRKLLEKQKEGKKKMRQFGKVDIPQEAFIAALKVDS, encoded by the coding sequence ATGACGACCGTCCCCATTTCCAACATCCGCAATTTCTCCATCGTCGCCCATATCGACCATGGCAAATCGACGCTGGCCGACCGCCTGATCCAGATGACCGGCGGCCTCTCCGACCGCGAGATGGCGGGCAAGGAGCAGGTGCTCGATTCCATGGACATCGAGCGCGAGCGCGGCATCACCATCAAGGCGCAGACGGTGCGGCTGCAATACCACGCCAAGGACGGCAAGGACTACATCTTCAACCTGATGGACACACCCGGCCATGTCGACTTCGCCTACGAAGTCTCGCGGTCGCTGGCGGCGTGCGAAGGTTCCCTGCTGGTGGTCGACGCCAGCCAGGGCGTCGAGGCGCAGACGCTCGCCAACGTCTACCAGGCGCTCGACAACAATCACGAGATCGTGCCGGTCCTGAACAAGGTCGACCTTCCCGCCGCCGAGCCCGAGAAGGTCAAGCAGCAGATCGAGGACGTCATCGGCATCGACGCCTCCGACGCGGTGATGATCTCGGCCAAGACCGGCCTCGGCGTGGCCGACGTGCTGGAGGCCATCGTCACCCGCCTGCCGCCACCGAAGGGCGACCGCGACGCGACGCTGAAGGCGCTGCTGGTCGACAGCTGGTACGACGTCTATCTCGGCGTGGTCGTCCTGATCCGCGTCGTCGACGGCGTCATGAAGAAGGGCAGCCGCGTCCGCATGATGGGCACGGGTGCGGCCTATGACATCGAGCGTGTCGGCTTCTTCACGCCGAAGATGACGCAGGTCGACGAGCTCGGCCCCGGCGAGATCGGCTTCATCACCGCCGCGATCAAGGAAGTGGCCGACACCCGCGTCGGCGACACCATCACCGACGACCGCAAGCCCGTCACCGAGATGCTGCCGGGCTTCAAGCCGGCGATCCCCGTGGTGTTCTGCGGCCTGTTTCCGGTCGATGCCGACGATTTCGAGACGCTGCGCGCCGCGATGGGCAAGCTGCGTCTCAACGACGCCAGCTTCTCCTTCGAGATGGAAACCTCGGCAGCACTCGGCTTCGGCTTCCGCTGCGGCTTCCTCGGTCTGCTGCATCTGGAGATCATCCAGGAGCGGCTGTCGCGCGAGTTCGATCTCAACCTGATCGCGACCGCGCCGAGCGTCATCTACAAGATGAAGCTCAACGACGGCACCGAGATCGAGATCCACAATCCGATCGACATGCCCGACGTGGTCAAGATCGCGGAGATCCAAGAGCCCTGGATCGAGGCGACGATCCTCACCCCGGACGAATATCTCGGCAGCGTGCTGAAGCTGTGCCAGGACCGCCGCGGCTCGCAGAAGGAGCTGACCTATGTCGGCTCGCGCGCGATGGTGAAATACGATTTGCCGCTCAACGAAGTGGTGTTCGACTTCTACGACCGCCTCAAATCGGTCTCCAAGGGCTACGCCTCGTTCGACTATCATCTCACCGACTACAAGCCGGCCGACCTCGTCAAGATGCAGATCCTCGTCAACAACGAGCCGGTCGACGCGCTCTCGATGCTGGTCCACCGCACCCGTGCGGAGGGGCGCGGCCGCGCCATGGTCGAGAAGATGAAGGATTTGATCCCGCCGCACATGTTCCAGATCCCGATCCAGGCGGCGATCGGCGGCAAGGTGATCGCGCGCGAAACCGTCCGCGCGCTGCGCAAGGACGTCACCGCCAAATGCTATGGCGGCGACATCACGCGCAAACGCAAGCTTCTGGAGAAGCAGAAGGAAGGCAAGAAGAAGATGCGGCAGTTCGGCAAGGTCGACATCCCGCAGGAAGCGTTCATTGCCGCGCTGAAGGTGGATAGCTGA
- a CDS encoding glycosyltransferase family 39 protein, which yields MSTTALPAARKRTKARLSFGRFRAWLVACAVRPEARLWLVIQLAILHAVLWTFILINLKAAQDVHMDVAEAYGWGQKFLWGYGKHPPLSGWVAGLWFTVFPAADWATYALAMATVSAGMVICWLIALRVVDARRAFLVVVMVALYPIFNFKGFKYNPDLLQLVTLPLLVLAYLNAFEKRSWQSGLLLGLAGALALMTKYWVLTMIGAIGLAALIHPERMRFLGSPAPWVAIATMVLAMIPHVVWLADAHFVPLTYAGDTYSLADSGQLHQLVIGYMLHNLGLLALPVALAALALALVPPWMTLLVRAPLRIVTRAWARGANPGVNRSQALNVWMIQIIVAFGPPLGALVFGVYLKTDWGISLFFLVPLALVAIPALRVQSAALFNIAAIWLVLSVATLAASPWIAAREMTANAGNTATYGARSELARELTQAWHARFASRWAVVAGSMESIQPMVFYSPDHPAAFTPNEAWGSGLTSLDDARRYGFIGVFDATDERLPKYEKWVSEVAPNAERIVMSTRRFTHGKAGPAMSWNVYIAPPGK from the coding sequence ATGTCGACCACTGCATTACCTGCCGCCAGAAAGCGCACGAAGGCCCGCCTGAGCTTTGGCCGCTTCCGGGCCTGGCTGGTGGCCTGCGCGGTCCGCCCCGAGGCGAGATTGTGGCTGGTGATCCAGCTCGCCATCCTGCATGCGGTGCTCTGGACCTTCATCCTGATCAATCTGAAGGCAGCGCAGGACGTTCACATGGACGTCGCGGAAGCCTATGGCTGGGGCCAGAAATTCCTGTGGGGCTACGGCAAGCATCCGCCGCTGTCGGGCTGGGTGGCCGGGCTCTGGTTCACGGTGTTTCCCGCCGCGGACTGGGCGACCTATGCGCTGGCGATGGCGACGGTCAGCGCCGGCATGGTGATCTGCTGGCTGATTGCCTTGCGCGTGGTGGATGCGCGGCGCGCGTTCCTGGTCGTGGTGATGGTCGCGCTCTATCCGATCTTCAATTTCAAGGGCTTCAAGTACAACCCGGATCTGCTCCAGCTCGTCACGCTGCCGCTGCTGGTGCTCGCTTATCTCAACGCGTTCGAGAAGCGGAGCTGGCAGTCCGGACTCCTGCTCGGGCTCGCCGGCGCGCTGGCGCTGATGACCAAATATTGGGTGCTGACCATGATCGGCGCCATCGGGCTCGCCGCGCTGATCCATCCGGAGCGGATGAGATTTCTAGGGTCGCCCGCGCCGTGGGTTGCGATCGCGACGATGGTCTTGGCGATGATCCCGCACGTCGTCTGGCTGGCGGATGCGCATTTCGTGCCGCTGACCTATGCCGGCGACACCTACAGCCTCGCGGACAGCGGCCAGCTGCATCAGCTCGTCATCGGCTACATGCTGCATAATCTCGGACTGCTGGCATTGCCGGTGGCGCTCGCCGCGCTGGCGCTGGCGCTGGTGCCGCCGTGGATGACGTTGCTCGTGCGTGCGCCGCTGCGCATCGTCACGCGGGCCTGGGCGCGCGGCGCCAATCCGGGCGTCAATCGCTCGCAGGCGCTGAACGTGTGGATGATCCAGATCATCGTCGCGTTCGGCCCGCCGCTCGGCGCACTCGTCTTCGGCGTCTACCTGAAGACCGATTGGGGCATCTCGCTGTTCTTCCTGGTGCCGCTCGCGCTGGTCGCGATCCCCGCGCTGCGGGTGCAGAGCGCGGCGCTGTTCAACATCGCCGCGATCTGGCTCGTGCTCAGCGTTGCCACGCTCGCCGCCTCGCCCTGGATCGCCGCGCGCGAGATGACGGCGAATGCCGGCAACACGGCGACCTACGGCGCGCGCTCCGAGCTCGCACGCGAGCTGACCCAGGCCTGGCACGCGCGCTTCGCCTCGCGCTGGGCCGTCGTCGCCGGCTCCATGGAGTCGATCCAGCCGATGGTGTTCTACAGCCCGGATCATCCGGCCGCTTTCACGCCGAACGAAGCCTGGGGTTCCGGGCTGACCTCGCTCGACGACGCCAGGAGATACGGCTTCATCGGCGTGTTCGATGCGACCGACGAGCGCCTGCCCAAGTACGAGAAATGGGTTTCGGAGGTCGCGCCGAACGCCGAGCGCATCGTCATGAGCACGCGCCGCTTCACCCACGGCAAGGCCGGCCCGGCGATGAGCTGGAACGTCTACATCGCGCCGCCGGGGAAGTGA
- a CDS encoding HPr family phosphocarrier protein, whose translation MSDEAPQAGTGVPAGAISKDLLIINKRGLHARASAKFVQAVERFDAQVWVTRGGETVGGTSIMGLMMLAAGPGTTITVAAAGTDAAAALAAITELVESKFNEEGI comes from the coding sequence ATGAGCGACGAGGCGCCACAAGCGGGGACAGGCGTGCCCGCGGGCGCGATCTCCAAGGACCTCCTGATCATCAACAAGCGCGGCCTGCATGCGCGGGCCTCCGCGAAATTCGTCCAGGCGGTCGAGCGCTTCGATGCGCAGGTCTGGGTGACGCGCGGCGGCGAGACGGTCGGCGGCACCTCGATCATGGGCCTGATGATGCTTGCTGCAGGACCAGGCACCACGATCACCGTGGCCGCCGCCGGCACCGACGCGGCAGCCGCGCTTGCGGCCATCACCGAACTCGTTGAGAGCAAGTTCAACGAGGAAGGGATTTAG
- a CDS encoding PTS sugar transporter subunit IIA → MIGLVLVTHGRLADEFKAALEHVMGPQKQIEAITIGAEDDSDLCRSDIIEAVNRVDSGDGVAILTDMFGGTPSNLAISCMSRPKVEVLAGINLPMLVKLAKVREERPLPDAIAMAQEAGRKYVTIASRVLAGK, encoded by the coding sequence ATGATTGGTCTAGTACTTGTGACCCACGGGCGCCTTGCCGACGAATTCAAGGCAGCGCTTGAACATGTCATGGGCCCACAAAAGCAAATCGAAGCGATCACGATCGGCGCCGAAGATGATTCCGATCTTTGCCGAAGCGACATCATCGAGGCGGTTAACCGCGTCGATTCCGGCGACGGCGTCGCGATCCTCACCGACATGTTCGGCGGCACGCCGTCGAACCTCGCAATATCCTGCATGAGCCGGCCCAAGGTCGAGGTGCTCGCGGGCATCAACCTGCCCATGCTGGTCAAGCTCGCCAAGGTCCGCGAGGAGCGTCCGCTGCCCGATGCGATCGCGATGGCCCAGGAAGCGGGCCGCAAATACGTCACCATCGCCAGCCGCGTGCTCGCCGGCAAATGA
- a CDS encoding HPr kinase/phosphorylase: MIDGGPSIHASAVKVGRLAVLIRGPSGSGKSRLAFDLIMAGRSGVIETAVLVGDDRVHLATVGDEIEVRPAPVLAGLIEIRGLGIRRCDFVEHATVGLVVDLDAADAERLPAAESLKTSISGLEIPRIPVGRDHLPLPLVVAALTTTKSSSSVNPSGDCLKGNGNHMNPTIATE; this comes from the coding sequence ATGATCGACGGCGGGCCCAGCATTCACGCCTCTGCAGTCAAGGTCGGACGTCTGGCGGTGCTGATCCGCGGGCCCTCCGGCTCCGGCAAGTCGCGCCTGGCCTTTGATTTGATCATGGCGGGACGTTCGGGCGTGATCGAGACGGCCGTTCTGGTCGGGGACGACCGTGTCCATCTGGCGACAGTCGGCGATGAAATTGAAGTCCGCCCCGCACCGGTCCTGGCCGGCCTGATCGAGATCCGGGGGCTCGGCATCCGCCGCTGCGACTTCGTGGAGCATGCGACCGTCGGTCTCGTGGTCGATCTGGATGCCGCCGATGCGGAGCGCCTGCCGGCGGCCGAATCCCTGAAAACCAGCATTTCCGGTCTCGAAATACCTCGAATTCCGGTTGGCCGCGACCATTTGCCCCTCCCGCTGGTTGTCGCGGCCTTGACCACTACCAAGAGTTCATCTTCCGTTAACCCTTCAGGCGATTGTTTGAAGGGAAATGGTAACCATATGAACCCCACTATCGCGACCGAATAG
- a CDS encoding sensor histidine kinase, which translates to MLDRTQPDENQSAGDIASDGVSEHVVEDKPRGFRPLNWLKRAGQFFFALSFSSLTRRIVSLNLAGLVALVASILYLSQFRAGLIDARAQSLLVQAEIIAGAIAASATVQTNAITIDPDRLLDLKPGETYGGPDEYSQLDFPINPERVAPVLRTLISPTKTRARIYDPNGSLLLDSRNLENVLRLDLPPPAEKPGFVERGMVAVRTWLNRGDLPLYRELGPENGNGYAEVSDALQGQKRSMVRVNARGEVIVSVAVPVLRSRAIHGALMLSTQGDDIDQMVTAERLAILKVGGVAAAVMIMLSLLLASTIAGPVRRLADSAESVRRRIKARIEIPDFTRRRDEIGHLSGALRDMTSALYSRIEAIEMFAADVAHELKNPLTSLRSAVETLPLARNETSRARLLEVIEHDVKRLDRLISDISDASRLDAELQRQDAIPVDLRRLLTTLVSVANETKLGHDVAVETRFEGRSPTDSFAVTGHDSRLGQVVSNLLSNAQSFSEAGNKVRLTCRRARGEIEIVVDDDGPGIRDDALERIFERFYTDRPHQGFGQNSGLGLSISKQIVDAHGGRIWAENRAGPPDDEGLPTVAGARFVVRLPAL; encoded by the coding sequence TTGCTGGACCGAACGCAGCCTGATGAAAACCAGAGCGCCGGGGATATCGCATCCGACGGCGTTTCGGAGCACGTCGTCGAAGACAAGCCGCGTGGCTTCCGGCCGCTGAACTGGCTCAAGCGCGCCGGGCAATTCTTCTTCGCGCTGTCCTTCTCCAGCCTGACCCGCCGCATCGTCTCGCTCAACCTCGCCGGCCTCGTCGCGCTGGTCGCCAGCATCCTCTATCTGTCGCAATTCCGCGCCGGCCTGATCGACGCGCGGGCGCAGAGCCTTCTGGTGCAGGCCGAGATCATCGCCGGCGCGATCGCGGCCTCCGCCACGGTGCAGACCAACGCCATCACCATCGATCCCGACCGGCTGCTCGACCTCAAGCCGGGCGAGACCTATGGCGGTCCGGACGAGTATTCGCAGCTGGACTTCCCGATCAATCCGGAGCGCGTGGCACCGGTGCTGCGCACGCTGATCTCGCCGACCAAGACGCGCGCCCGCATCTACGATCCGAACGGCAGCCTGCTGCTCGACAGCCGCAACCTCGAAAACGTGCTGCGCCTCGACCTGCCGCCGCCGGCCGAGAAGCCCGGCTTCGTCGAGCGCGGCATGGTCGCGGTGCGCACCTGGCTGAACCGCGGCGACCTGCCGCTCTATCGCGAGCTCGGCCCCGAGAACGGCAACGGTTATGCCGAGGTGAGTGATGCGCTGCAGGGCCAGAAGCGCTCGATGGTGCGGGTCAATGCCCGCGGCGAGGTGATCGTCTCAGTCGCGGTCCCCGTGCTGCGCTCGCGCGCGATCCACGGCGCGCTGATGCTGTCGACCCAAGGCGACGACATCGACCAGATGGTCACGGCCGAGCGCCTCGCCATCCTGAAGGTCGGCGGCGTCGCAGCCGCCGTCATGATCATGCTGTCGCTCCTGCTCGCGAGTACGATCGCTGGACCGGTGCGTAGGCTCGCCGACAGTGCCGAGAGCGTTCGCCGCCGCATCAAGGCGCGCATCGAGATTCCCGATTTCACCCGCCGCCGCGACGAGATCGGCCATCTCTCCGGCGCCCTGCGCGACATGACCAGCGCGCTGTACAGCCGGATCGAGGCGATCGAGATGTTCGCCGCCGACGTCGCCCACGAATTGAAGAACCCGCTGACCTCGCTGCGCTCGGCGGTCGAGACGCTGCCGCTGGCCCGCAACGAGACCAGCCGCGCGCGCCTGCTCGAGGTGATCGAGCACGACGTCAAGCGGCTCGACCGCCTGATCTCCGACATCTCCGACGCCAGCCGCCTCGATGCCGAATTGCAGCGCCAGGATGCGATCCCGGTCGATTTGCGCCGGCTGCTGACGACGCTGGTGTCGGTTGCCAACGAAACCAAGCTCGGCCACGACGTCGCGGTCGAGACCCGCTTCGAAGGCCGCAGCCCGACCGATTCCTTCGCCGTGACCGGCCACGATTCACGGCTCGGGCAAGTGGTCTCCAACCTGCTGTCCAACGCGCAGTCGTTCTCGGAAGCCGGCAACAAGGTGCGCCTCACCTGCCGCCGCGCGCGCGGCGAGATCGAGATCGTGGTCGACGACGACGGCCCCGGCATTCGCGACGACGCGCTGGAGCGCATCTTCGAGCGCTTCTACACCGATCGTCCGCATCAGGGTTTTGGCCAGAACTCAGGCCTCGGCCTGTCGATCTCGAAACAGATCGTCGACGCCCATGGCGGGCGGATCTGGGCCGAGAACCGCGCAGGCCCGCCGGACGACGAGGGCCTCCCGACGGTCGCAGGCGCGCGCTTCGTGGTGAGGCTGCCGGCGTTATGA